A genomic stretch from Vibrio neptunius includes:
- the rpsG gene encoding 30S ribosomal protein S7, which translates to MPRRRVIGQRKILPDPKFKSELLAKFVNILMVDGKKSTAEKIVYTALDAMAEKSGKDHLAVFEEALENVRPAVEVKSRRVGGSTYQVPVEVRPVRRNALAMRWVVEAARKRGEKSMAQRLAAEMLDASENKGTAVKKREDVHRMAEANKAFAHYRW; encoded by the coding sequence ATGCCACGTCGTCGCGTCATCGGTCAGCGTAAGATCCTTCCAGATCCAAAGTTCAAATCAGAACTGCTGGCAAAATTCGTTAACATCCTTATGGTTGACGGTAAAAAATCTACTGCAGAGAAAATTGTTTACACTGCACTAGATGCAATGGCTGAGAAATCTGGTAAAGATCACTTAGCTGTATTTGAAGAAGCTCTTGAAAATGTTCGCCCTGCGGTAGAGGTTAAATCTCGTCGCGTGGGTGGTTCAACTTACCAAGTACCTGTAGAAGTACGTCCGGTTCGCCGTAACGCACTTGCTATGCGTTGGGTAGTTGAAGCTGCGCGTAAGCGTGGTGAAAAATCTATGGCTCAACGCCTAGCTGCTGAAATGCTAGACGCGTCTGAGAACAAAGGTACTGCTGTTAAGAAACGTGAAGACGTTCACCGTATGGCAGAAGCGAACAAAGCATTCGCTCATTACCGCTGGTAA
- the rpsL gene encoding 30S ribosomal protein S12 encodes MATINQLVRKPRAKQVVKSNVPALEACPQKRGVCTRVYTTTPKKPNSALRKVCRVRLTNGFEVTSYIGGEGHNLQEHSVVLIRGGRVKDLPGVRYHTVRGALDCAGVNDRKQGRSKYGVKRPKS; translated from the coding sequence ATGGCAACTATTAACCAGTTGGTACGTAAGCCACGTGCAAAGCAAGTTGTTAAAAGCAACGTGCCAGCACTAGAAGCGTGCCCACAAAAACGTGGTGTATGTACTCGTGTTTACACTACTACACCTAAAAAACCTAACTCGGCACTACGTAAAGTATGTCGTGTACGTCTAACAAACGGTTTCGAAGTAACTTCGTACATCGGTGGTGAAGGTCACAACCTTCAAGAGCACTCAGTTGTTCTAATCCGTGGCGGTCGTGTTAAAGACCTTCCGGGTGTACGTTACCACACAGTACGTGGTGCACTTGACTGTGCTGGCGTAAATGACCGTAAACAAGGTCGTTCTAAGTACGGTGTGAAGCGTCCTAAGTCTTAA
- the tusB gene encoding sulfurtransferase complex subunit TusB: MLHIVKSVAALEDVVKVYVDGDVLLLIEDAVYSVNPQHKTYPLIKGLNTFVLRSDLAARGILNRTSPSIETVDYESFVDLTSEQENSLTWD; this comes from the coding sequence ATGTTACATATTGTTAAGTCGGTAGCGGCGTTAGAAGACGTCGTAAAGGTGTATGTTGACGGCGATGTTTTGTTGCTGATAGAAGATGCGGTGTACTCGGTCAATCCCCAACACAAGACTTACCCTTTGATAAAAGGCCTCAATACCTTTGTATTGCGGAGTGATCTGGCAGCCCGTGGTATCCTCAACCGCACGAGCCCATCGATAGAGACGGTCGACTACGAAAGCTTTGTCGATCTGACTTCTGAGCAAGAAAACTCTCTCACCTGGGATTGA
- the tusC gene encoding sulfurtransferase complex subunit TusC codes for MSKLTYVFRSAPHGSASGREGIDALLAASAYCEDISVVFIGDGVYQLIAGQQTGDILSKDYSPMLKLFDLYDIEQVYVCSVSLAERGLAQADLVINAESLSIVDIQAQIHRAGKVLSF; via the coding sequence TTGAGCAAGTTAACCTATGTATTCCGTAGTGCCCCCCATGGTAGTGCCTCTGGTCGGGAAGGCATTGATGCTTTATTGGCAGCATCAGCGTATTGTGAAGATATCAGCGTAGTGTTTATTGGGGATGGCGTTTACCAGTTGATTGCCGGTCAGCAAACTGGTGATATTCTGAGTAAAGACTATTCACCTATGCTCAAGCTATTTGATCTTTACGATATCGAACAAGTGTACGTCTGCTCGGTTTCATTGGCGGAACGTGGGCTAGCGCAAGCAGATTTAGTGATAAACGCTGAATCGCTTTCTATTGTTGATATTCAGGCGCAGATCCATCGCGCTGGCAAAGTACTTTCTTTTTAA
- the tusD gene encoding sulfurtransferase complex subunit TusD, with translation MNSLSYTLVVNGSVYGSQSARTAYQFARSLINKGHRLVSVFFYQDGVTNGTALSVPANDEFDLVKAWQSLASEHAVRLETCVAAALRRGVVSQDEANQHSLMQSNLADGFYQAGLGSLAEAMLTQDRVVQF, from the coding sequence TTGAATTCATTGAGCTATACCTTGGTCGTCAACGGCTCAGTTTATGGTAGTCAGTCCGCCAGAACGGCCTATCAATTTGCACGCAGCCTGATTAATAAAGGTCATCGGTTAGTGAGCGTGTTCTTTTATCAGGATGGCGTAACCAACGGAACGGCACTGAGTGTGCCAGCGAATGACGAATTTGATTTGGTCAAAGCTTGGCAATCTCTGGCTTCAGAACACGCTGTGCGTCTTGAAACTTGTGTTGCCGCCGCATTGCGTCGTGGTGTCGTCAGTCAGGATGAAGCCAACCAACACAGCTTGATGCAAAGTAACCTTGCAGATGGATTTTATCAGGCAGGGCTGGGCAGTCTGGCTGAAGCTATGCTTACGCAAGATAGAGTGGTGCAGTTTTGA
- a CDS encoding transcriptional regulator, translating to MTTTDTVNTDMLLEMESVNVMPFSEHDKIILRSYEAVVDGIASLIGPFCEIVLHSLEDLNTSAIKIANGENTGRQVGSPITDLALKMLRDIEGSERNFSRSYFTRAKGGVLMKSITVAIRNGENRVIGLLCINVNLDAPFSQVLQSFMPTEEAKQAASSVNFASDVEELVDQTVERTIEEINADKSVSNNTKNRQIVMELFDKGIFDIKDAINRVADRLNISKHTVYLYIRQRKTEEDES from the coding sequence GTGACAACTACAGACACAGTAAACACAGATATGTTGCTCGAAATGGAATCTGTCAATGTGATGCCATTTAGTGAGCACGACAAAATTATTCTGAGATCGTATGAAGCAGTTGTGGACGGCATTGCTAGTCTTATCGGCCCTTTTTGTGAAATCGTTCTGCATTCTCTGGAAGACCTCAATACATCAGCTATTAAAATTGCGAATGGTGAAAACACAGGGCGTCAGGTCGGTTCACCTATCACGGATTTAGCGTTAAAAATGTTACGTGATATTGAAGGCTCGGAACGTAACTTCTCTCGCTCATATTTTACCCGTGCCAAAGGTGGTGTGCTGATGAAGTCGATTACTGTTGCGATCCGTAACGGTGAAAATCGTGTTATTGGCTTGCTATGTATCAACGTGAATCTCGATGCGCCATTCTCTCAAGTATTGCAATCTTTCATGCCTACCGAAGAAGCCAAGCAAGCGGCTTCCTCCGTAAACTTTGCCAGTGATGTTGAGGAGCTGGTGGATCAGACGGTTGAGCGTACAATAGAAGAGATAAATGCTGATAAGTCGGTATCGAACAACACCAAAAACCGTCAAATTGTGATGGAGTTATTCGATAAAGGAATCTTTGATATCAAAGACGCGATAAATCGGGTAGCAGATCGTTTGAATATCTCTAAACACACCGTCTATCTCTATATCCGCCAGCGCAAAACTGAGGAAGACGAAAGTTGA
- the fkpA gene encoding FKBP-type peptidyl-prolyl cis-trans isomerase — protein sequence MKSIFKVSLLAATVMLAVGCQKEEEAKTEAAPAVEQVQAEAGKTVHFKTDDEKAAYAIGVSFANYLNTSLDKPNEIGINLDKDLVLKGIEHVFAGNPELNEEETRAALESLDKRVAETMQKQAAEKAAEAKKAGDDFRTDFEKQDGVKKTDSGLLYQVMTPATGEQPKDTDTVQVHYKGTLIDGTQFDSSYDRGEPATFPLNRVISGWTEGVQLMPVGSKFKFVIPPELAYGEQDTPTIPANSTLVFEVELLKIDNGEGEQAVQ from the coding sequence ATGAAATCTATTTTTAAGGTGTCACTGCTTGCAGCAACAGTAATGTTGGCGGTTGGCTGTCAAAAAGAAGAAGAAGCTAAAACAGAAGCCGCGCCTGCAGTCGAGCAAGTGCAAGCAGAAGCCGGTAAAACGGTTCACTTTAAAACCGACGATGAAAAAGCAGCTTACGCGATTGGCGTATCGTTTGCTAATTACCTAAACACTAGCTTAGACAAACCAAATGAAATTGGTATTAACCTAGATAAAGATCTCGTACTGAAAGGCATAGAACATGTGTTTGCGGGCAATCCCGAGCTTAATGAAGAAGAAACACGTGCAGCACTTGAATCACTAGACAAGCGCGTTGCTGAAACAATGCAAAAGCAAGCGGCAGAAAAAGCGGCTGAAGCAAAGAAAGCGGGTGATGATTTCCGTACTGATTTTGAAAAGCAAGATGGTGTCAAAAAGACGGACTCAGGCCTTCTTTACCAAGTAATGACACCAGCTACAGGTGAACAGCCGAAAGACACAGATACGGTTCAGGTTCATTACAAAGGCACGTTGATTGACGGCACTCAATTCGATAGTTCATACGACCGTGGTGAACCTGCGACGTTCCCACTTAATCGCGTGATTTCTGGTTGGACGGAAGGTGTGCAGCTAATGCCTGTGGGTTCTAAGTTTAAGTTCGTTATTCCACCTGAATTGGCATACGGTGAGCAAGATACGCCAACTATCCCTGCAAACTCAACACTGGTCTTTGAAGTTGAACTACTGAAAATCGATAACGGTGAAGGTGAGCAAGCGGTTCAATAA
- a CDS encoding PQQ-binding-like beta-propeller repeat protein, whose amino-acid sequence MRIIFHTLILTFVIAALNGCFFSTQDDQRWVIEPLGTTSFALSRDARFALLYSKEHQLVLWDLYESQQLASLGEQDPQASTVSRIRISDNGRFAVTATQINFAVWDLAWTQAQGLWSISDGLIRDIDIASNGEQVLLGLSNGKAIYVNLVTGRRLEFLAHNEKVNSVALSPNGRFALSGGNDYTAYLWDTRTGQILKSFEHEQRINRVALQRDGLYAFTSDGGNQAIIWDLRTGEQISNLRSFSRQLIFSTARFSDDGQFLVTGTPSSRIMVWDIQTGKKVEGFEAEPLKDTRPPRAVVYDAAFDNQNRVISGTSAGIAQAWSVDN is encoded by the coding sequence ATGCGAATTATTTTTCACACTCTGATACTTACGTTTGTCATCGCAGCGTTAAATGGCTGCTTTTTCTCCACACAGGATGATCAACGCTGGGTAATTGAACCTCTGGGAACCACCAGTTTCGCCTTAAGCCGAGATGCCCGATTTGCCCTGTTGTACTCTAAAGAGCATCAACTGGTACTGTGGGACCTCTACGAAAGCCAACAGCTTGCCTCATTAGGCGAACAAGATCCTCAAGCGAGTACCGTTTCTCGAATCCGTATCTCAGATAACGGCCGATTTGCCGTCACTGCAACACAAATAAACTTTGCTGTATGGGATTTAGCTTGGACACAAGCTCAAGGGCTCTGGTCCATCTCAGACGGCTTAATTCGCGATATCGACATCGCCAGCAATGGTGAACAAGTCTTGCTGGGGTTATCGAATGGCAAAGCCATATACGTCAACTTAGTCACTGGAAGACGCCTAGAGTTCCTTGCCCATAATGAAAAAGTGAATTCCGTTGCCCTATCTCCTAATGGTCGTTTCGCTTTATCGGGAGGTAATGATTATACCGCCTATCTATGGGATACCCGTACAGGGCAAATTCTCAAGAGCTTTGAGCATGAGCAGCGCATCAATCGTGTCGCCCTACAAAGAGATGGTTTGTATGCCTTTACTTCAGATGGAGGCAATCAGGCAATCATCTGGGATCTCAGAACTGGAGAACAAATTTCCAATCTGCGCAGTTTTTCTCGTCAGTTGATCTTCTCAACGGCCCGCTTCTCTGATGACGGGCAGTTCCTTGTCACTGGTACTCCTTCAAGCCGAATTATGGTCTGGGACATACAAACAGGTAAAAAGGTCGAGGGATTTGAAGCAGAGCCTTTAAAAGATACTCGCCCTCCACGCGCAGTGGTGTATGATGCAGCCTTTGATAATCAGAACCGAGTGATATCTGGCACCTCTGCAGGGATCGCCCAGGCTTGGAGTGTGGATAACTAA
- a CDS encoding SlyX family protein, whose product MTEKRIEELENRLNDMECQLAFQEQTIESLNDALSQQQLLITKMQDQMKYVVGKVKNMDSSNLADPAQETPPPHY is encoded by the coding sequence ATGACCGAAAAGCGTATTGAAGAGCTAGAGAACCGTCTTAACGACATGGAGTGCCAGCTTGCTTTCCAAGAGCAGACTATTGAGTCTCTCAATGATGCACTAAGTCAGCAACAACTGCTGATCACGAAAATGCAGGATCAGATGAAGTACGTGGTGGGCAAAGTCAAAAACATGGACTCATCTAATTTAGCAGATCCAGCCCAAGAAACCCCGCCACCACACTACTAA
- a CDS encoding DUF2065 domain-containing protein — protein MTNSLWMALGLVLIVEGLGPLIAPNGWRNMVSQLSEQPDNQLRRIGGCLVVAGAVIAYVFS, from the coding sequence ATGACTAATTCTCTATGGATGGCTCTGGGTTTAGTGTTGATTGTGGAAGGGTTGGGGCCTCTAATCGCACCGAACGGTTGGAGAAATATGGTCTCTCAGCTTAGTGAACAACCCGACAATCAACTTAGGCGTATCGGTGGGTGTTTAGTGGTTGCAGGTGCCGTGATTGCATACGTGTTTAGTTAG
- the hflC gene encoding protease modulator HflC, protein MRKLMIPVLVVALVLMLMSLFVIPEGERGIVVRFGRVLKDNNEIARIYEPGLHFKMPLFDRVKTLDAKIQTMDGRSDRFVTSEKKDVLIDSYIKWRIEDFGQYYLATGGGNANTAQTLLSRKVTDVLRSEIGSREIKQIVSGPRNTDILPDSTDADVVTTEAAKEALEVDGERDIIMKNVLNDTRKDAMEDLGIHVFDFRMKKINLPDSINQSIYNRMRAERESVARQFRSEGREQAEIIRAQAELEVATILAEADKTARITRGDADAEAANIYAEAYSKDPEFFGFIRSLRAYQSSFNSESDILVLDPKSDFFQYMNNSAGTPAK, encoded by the coding sequence ATGCGTAAGTTAATGATCCCTGTTTTGGTCGTCGCACTTGTCCTTATGTTGATGTCGCTATTTGTGATACCTGAAGGAGAGCGTGGTATCGTTGTTCGTTTCGGTCGAGTGTTGAAAGACAACAATGAGATTGCACGAATCTACGAACCGGGCTTGCACTTCAAAATGCCACTGTTTGACCGAGTCAAAACCCTAGACGCTAAGATTCAGACGATGGACGGGCGCTCGGATCGTTTCGTAACGTCTGAGAAAAAGGATGTTTTGATCGATTCGTACATAAAGTGGCGTATCGAAGACTTTGGTCAGTATTATCTTGCCACTGGTGGTGGCAACGCTAATACAGCCCAAACACTACTAAGCCGTAAAGTAACGGACGTGTTGCGTTCAGAAATAGGTTCACGTGAGATAAAGCAGATCGTTTCTGGGCCACGTAACACAGATATATTGCCTGACAGTACTGACGCCGATGTGGTAACCACTGAAGCTGCCAAAGAGGCACTAGAAGTTGACGGCGAGCGTGACATCATTATGAAGAACGTGCTCAACGATACGCGCAAAGATGCGATGGAAGATTTGGGTATTCATGTCTTCGACTTTAGAATGAAGAAGATTAACCTTCCAGATAGTATCAACCAATCTATCTATAATCGGATGCGAGCAGAGCGTGAGTCAGTTGCAAGGCAGTTTCGTTCAGAGGGTCGCGAGCAAGCGGAAATTATTCGCGCTCAAGCTGAATTAGAAGTGGCGACGATTCTTGCTGAAGCAGACAAGACCGCTAGAATCACTAGGGGTGATGCGGATGCTGAAGCTGCCAACATCTATGCTGAAGCTTATAGCAAGGACCCTGAGTTCTTCGGGTTTATCCGTTCATTGCGCGCTTATCAGTCTTCATTTAACAGTGAAAGCGACATTTTAGTACTGGATCCTAAGAGTGATTTCTTCCAGTACATGAACAACTCAGCAGGTACGCCTGCTAAGTAA
- the hflK gene encoding FtsH protease activity modulator HflK — protein MAWNEPGNNNGNNGRDNDPWGNNNRGNKGGRDQGPPDLDEVFNKLSQKLGGKFGGGKGGKGSSIGGGGGTLGFGVIAVIAIAIWFFAGFYTIGEGERGVVLRLGKYDRVVDPGLNWRPRFIDEYQAVNEQAIRSLRSSGLMLTKDENVVAVAMDVQYRVADPYKYLFRVTNADDSLRQATDSALRAVIGDSLMDSILTSGRLSIRQNTQITLEDIVNNYDMGIEIVAVNFEDARPPEEVKDAFDDATASREDAQRFKREAEAYQNDIIPKAKGRAERLLKEAQGYSERVVNGALGEVAQFEKLLPEYQAAPEVTRNRLYLDTMEKVYSSTSKVLIDSESSGNLLYLPIDKLTSGQKETRSRSMKETSTYEKIELEPQSNSDTNDSGSRSTSRQGRY, from the coding sequence ATGGCGTGGAATGAGCCTGGTAATAACAACGGCAACAATGGCCGCGATAACGACCCATGGGGTAATAATAATCGTGGTAATAAAGGTGGCCGTGATCAAGGACCGCCAGACTTAGACGAAGTGTTTAATAAACTGAGTCAGAAACTGGGTGGAAAGTTTGGTGGTGGAAAAGGAGGCAAAGGATCGTCTATAGGCGGTGGCGGCGGTACACTAGGTTTTGGTGTCATTGCAGTTATCGCGATAGCAATTTGGTTCTTTGCTGGCTTTTACACCATTGGTGAAGGTGAGCGTGGTGTCGTGCTACGTCTAGGTAAGTATGACCGTGTGGTTGATCCAGGTTTGAACTGGCGTCCTCGCTTTATCGATGAGTATCAAGCGGTCAACGAACAGGCAATTCGTTCGCTACGTTCTTCTGGTCTAATGCTGACAAAAGATGAAAACGTTGTGGCTGTTGCGATGGATGTTCAATATCGTGTCGCGGATCCTTACAAATACCTATTCCGCGTGACCAACGCAGATGACAGCTTACGTCAAGCAACAGATTCTGCACTGCGTGCCGTAATCGGTGATTCACTAATGGACAGCATTTTGACGAGCGGTCGCTTGTCTATCCGTCAGAATACTCAAATCACCCTCGAAGATATCGTCAATAATTATGATATGGGTATTGAAATTGTAGCGGTGAACTTTGAAGATGCTCGTCCACCTGAAGAAGTGAAAGATGCGTTTGATGATGCGACAGCGTCTCGTGAGGACGCGCAGCGCTTTAAGCGTGAAGCCGAAGCATATCAAAACGATATTATTCCTAAGGCTAAAGGTCGTGCTGAACGTCTCCTTAAAGAAGCGCAAGGCTACAGTGAGCGAGTCGTCAATGGAGCGTTAGGTGAAGTCGCTCAGTTTGAGAAGTTACTCCCTGAGTACCAAGCTGCACCAGAAGTGACTCGTAATCGACTCTACTTAGATACGATGGAGAAAGTTTACTCCAGTACATCGAAAGTTCTGATTGATTCAGAGTCGAGCGGTAATCTGTTGTATCTACCTATCGATAAGCTTACCAGTGGTCAAAAAGAAACTCGCAGTCGCTCAATGAAAGAAACCTCTACATATGAAAAAATTGAGTTAGAACCGCAATCAAATAGTGATACCAATGACTCAGGTTCTCGTTCTACCTCACGTCAAGGGAGATATTAA
- the hflX gene encoding GTPase HflX codes for MFDRYEAGERAVLVHINFTQEGEWEDLSEFEMLVSSAGVSTLQVVTGSRQSPHPKYYVGEGKAQEIAQAVQLAAADVVIFNHALSPAQERNLESLCKCRVLDRTGLILDIFAQRARTHEGKLQVELAQLRHISTRLIRGWTHLERQKGGIGLRGPGETQLETDRRLLRDRIKAILRRLEKVAKQREQGRRARNRAEIPTISLVGYTNAGKSTMFNRITEAGVYAADQLFATLDPTLRRIELADVGTAILADTVGFIRHLPHDLVAAFKATLQETQEADILLHVVDASDERFRENIHAVHDVLEEIDAHEVPALIVMNKIDNLEDQKPRIERDEEGVPRAVWVSAMEGVGIELLFEALTECLASQMVQYQLRIPPQHQGRIRSTFFQMKCIQREEYDQDGNLLIDVRMQQVDWSRLEKEKGQFYVTL; via the coding sequence TTGTTTGACCGTTATGAAGCCGGTGAGCGAGCCGTACTTGTTCATATCAACTTCACGCAAGAAGGGGAGTGGGAAGATCTCAGTGAGTTTGAAATGCTGGTATCTTCGGCTGGGGTCTCAACGTTACAAGTTGTAACTGGAAGTCGCCAGTCACCACACCCTAAATACTATGTCGGAGAGGGTAAAGCTCAGGAAATTGCCCAAGCGGTGCAACTTGCTGCTGCGGATGTAGTGATATTCAATCACGCCCTCTCTCCTGCCCAAGAACGTAACCTAGAATCGTTGTGTAAATGTCGAGTTCTTGATCGTACCGGTCTCATCTTAGACATTTTTGCTCAACGTGCCCGAACGCACGAAGGTAAACTGCAGGTTGAGCTTGCTCAACTTCGTCATATTTCTACTCGACTTATTCGTGGTTGGACCCACCTTGAAAGGCAAAAAGGTGGCATTGGTTTACGTGGTCCAGGTGAAACTCAGTTAGAAACTGACCGACGTTTATTGCGTGACCGTATAAAAGCTATATTGCGCCGTTTGGAAAAGGTGGCAAAACAGCGTGAACAAGGTCGCCGAGCCAGAAATCGAGCGGAAATCCCCACTATCTCTCTGGTTGGTTATACCAATGCGGGTAAATCCACTATGTTTAACCGTATCACTGAAGCAGGCGTTTACGCAGCTGACCAGCTGTTTGCCACTTTGGATCCAACGTTGAGAAGAATAGAGCTAGCTGATGTGGGTACAGCCATTTTGGCAGATACGGTTGGATTCATCCGCCATTTACCCCATGATCTGGTTGCTGCTTTCAAAGCAACCCTGCAAGAAACGCAGGAAGCTGACATTTTGTTACATGTTGTCGATGCCAGTGATGAGCGTTTTCGTGAGAATATTCATGCAGTTCATGATGTACTTGAAGAGATAGATGCCCATGAGGTGCCTGCTCTGATTGTCATGAACAAAATTGATAACCTCGAAGACCAGAAACCTCGAATAGAAAGGGACGAAGAAGGTGTTCCTCGTGCCGTTTGGGTTTCAGCAATGGAAGGCGTGGGTATTGAACTGCTGTTTGAAGCCCTGACTGAGTGTTTAGCCAGTCAAATGGTTCAATATCAGTTGCGAATACCGCCACAGCATCAGGGGCGCATTCGTAGTACATTCTTCCAGATGAAATGTATTCAACGAGAAGAATATGATCAGGATGGCAACTTGTTGATTGATGTTCGAATGCAACAAGTTGATTGGTCTAGACTTGAAAAAGAGAAGGGGCAGTTTTACGTGACTTTATAG
- the hfq gene encoding RNA chaperone Hfq: MAKGQSLQDPFLNALRRERIPVSIYLVNGIKLQGQIESFDQFVILLKNTVNQMVYKHAISTVVPARPVSHHSGERPQGGERQQEKSED, translated from the coding sequence ATGGCTAAGGGGCAATCTTTACAAGACCCATTCTTAAATGCATTACGTCGTGAACGTATTCCCGTATCAATCTACCTAGTAAACGGAATTAAACTACAGGGTCAGATTGAGTCTTTCGATCAATTTGTGATCTTGCTGAAAAACACCGTCAACCAGATGGTATACAAGCACGCTATCTCCACAGTAGTGCCTGCTCGTCCAGTTAGCCACCATAGTGGTGAGCGTCCTCAGGGCGGCGAGCGTCAGCAAGAGAAATCAGAAGATTAA